The Xanthomonas sp. CFBP 8443 genome has a window encoding:
- a CDS encoding TonB-dependent receptor — protein MTGSLACPSHRRPAAMQRPLALWIALALSGSVHAHAQPAPADGASAAPPAAAPTLDTVQVKGVRGSVVDAIATKQAHAEISDSIVAEDIGKLPDNSVAAALQRVTGVQVARAGAEVGQVLVRGLPNVVTTLDGRNVFTTVGRDIELADVPTELLRSVDVYKTTGAQFQEGGIAGVVDVHLRRPFDFEEDSTIAGSVSALRGDQAGKTVPNGSLTLSERWDTGHGRMGVMGSVAYQRRPYQESNSIYGTYDLKPNPLDPGQRIYVPYSAGGLMARGDRERKSANLSFQWAPSERSEVYLDALYIGYGNRPQVNYWLPFPGLATAENTRSLSLRPGTAVLDGLEASDMRTLSSTQAHKNASDTYQAALGGRWNNDKVKLSTELAYTYSTADNRAFTLDVETLAPLLHLRSGRGAPATWITQADGSAYDATAPGNWTLRQYYDSWNEQKGEEWAWRGDANIALDTGPLQSLDVGLRASRRSATNRSGDTGARDNVTGTPILLGDVPGLASVTPGNMLDGARDFGTDRWASANQDFLLQRSAYLRTLMGHSATRPDADPALFFDDREDNYAAYAQLNYGFALGPVPVDGRIGVRATRLDSTLRGTQPRDGVSGPVQIDRRTDKVLPNYSANLSLRENLMLRLAGSTTITRPEFADLNPQLALYESTDSLPARGGGGNPQLRPVESRNADLSLEWYFRPGSLLSLAAFHRDIDGYIQTYAADETIDGTTYSISRPRNTGKGTLKGVEAGYTQFYDFLPGWLSGFGTQLNYTYIDAEADSPDGISQPLTNVSKNAYNVILMYEYQRFSARAAYNWRNRYAVSFNSSGDQPEQIYHGPEKWLDVALNYELSERLTVFAEATNLLGTTTYNYFGERSTFPREVASPERTYTLGLRFRL, from the coding sequence ATGACCGGAAGTCTTGCTTGTCCATCGCATCGCCGGCCTGCCGCGATGCAGCGTCCGCTGGCGTTGTGGATCGCCTTGGCGTTGAGCGGCAGCGTGCATGCACATGCGCAGCCGGCGCCTGCCGATGGCGCGTCCGCGGCGCCGCCCGCCGCCGCGCCAACGCTGGACACGGTGCAGGTCAAGGGCGTGCGCGGCAGCGTCGTCGATGCGATCGCGACCAAGCAGGCGCATGCCGAGATCAGCGATTCCATCGTCGCCGAGGACATCGGCAAGCTGCCGGACAACAGCGTGGCGGCGGCGCTGCAACGCGTGACTGGCGTGCAGGTCGCGCGCGCTGGCGCGGAGGTCGGGCAGGTGCTGGTGCGCGGCCTGCCGAACGTGGTCACCACGCTCGACGGTCGCAACGTGTTCACCACTGTCGGTCGCGACATCGAGCTGGCCGACGTGCCTACCGAACTGCTGCGCAGCGTCGATGTATACAAGACCACCGGTGCGCAGTTCCAGGAAGGCGGCATCGCCGGCGTGGTGGACGTGCACCTGCGAAGGCCGTTCGATTTCGAGGAGGACAGCACCATCGCCGGCAGCGTCAGCGCGCTGCGCGGCGACCAGGCCGGCAAGACCGTGCCCAACGGCAGCCTGACCCTCAGCGAGCGCTGGGACACCGGGCATGGCCGCATGGGCGTGATGGGCAGCGTGGCCTATCAGCGGCGCCCGTACCAGGAGTCCAATTCGATCTACGGCACCTACGACCTGAAGCCCAATCCGCTCGATCCGGGCCAGCGGATCTACGTGCCCTACAGCGCCGGCGGGCTGATGGCGCGCGGCGACCGCGAGCGCAAGTCGGCCAACCTGTCATTCCAGTGGGCGCCGAGCGAGCGCAGCGAGGTGTATCTGGATGCGCTGTACATCGGCTACGGCAACCGGCCGCAGGTGAACTACTGGCTCCCGTTCCCCGGCCTGGCCACGGCCGAGAACACGCGCTCGCTGAGCCTGCGCCCGGGCACTGCGGTGCTAGATGGACTGGAAGCCAGCGACATGCGGACGCTGTCCAGCACCCAGGCGCACAAGAACGCCTCCGATACCTATCAGGCGGCGCTGGGCGGGCGCTGGAACAACGACAAGGTGAAGCTGAGCACCGAGCTGGCCTACACCTACAGCACCGCCGACAATCGCGCCTTCACCCTGGACGTGGAGACGCTGGCGCCGCTGCTGCACCTGCGCTCCGGCCGCGGCGCGCCGGCGACCTGGATCACCCAGGCCGACGGCAGCGCCTACGACGCCACCGCGCCCGGCAACTGGACCTTGCGCCAGTACTACGACAGCTGGAACGAGCAGAAGGGCGAGGAGTGGGCGTGGCGCGGCGACGCCAACATCGCGTTGGACACCGGTCCGCTGCAATCGCTGGACGTCGGCCTGCGCGCGAGCCGGCGCAGCGCGACCAATCGGTCCGGCGACACCGGCGCACGCGACAACGTGACCGGCACGCCGATCCTGCTCGGCGACGTGCCCGGCCTGGCCTCGGTGACGCCGGGCAACATGCTCGACGGCGCGCGCGATTTCGGCACCGACCGCTGGGCCTCGGCCAACCAGGATTTCCTGCTGCAACGCAGCGCCTACCTGCGCACGCTGATGGGGCACTCGGCCACGCGCCCGGACGCCGATCCGGCGTTGTTCTTCGACGATCGCGAGGACAACTACGCCGCGTACGCGCAACTGAACTATGGCTTCGCGCTTGGCCCGGTGCCGGTGGACGGGCGCATCGGCGTGCGCGCCACGCGCCTGGATTCCACGCTGCGCGGCACGCAGCCGCGCGACGGCGTGTCCGGCCCGGTGCAGATCGACCGGCGCACCGACAAGGTGCTGCCGAACTACAGCGCCAACCTGTCGCTGCGCGAGAACCTGATGCTGCGCCTGGCCGGCAGCACCACCATCACTCGGCCGGAGTTCGCCGATCTCAATCCGCAGCTGGCCCTGTACGAGTCCACCGACTCGCTGCCGGCGCGCGGCGGCGGCGGCAACCCGCAGTTGCGCCCGGTGGAGTCGCGCAACGCTGACCTGTCGCTGGAGTGGTACTTCCGCCCGGGTTCGTTGCTGTCGCTGGCCGCCTTCCATCGCGACATCGACGGCTACATCCAGACCTATGCGGCCGACGAGACCATCGACGGGACCACCTATTCGATCAGTCGCCCGCGCAACACCGGCAAGGGCACGCTGAAGGGCGTGGAGGCGGGCTATACGCAGTTCTACGATTTCCTGCCGGGGTGGCTGTCCGGGTTCGGCACCCAGCTCAACTACACCTACATCGACGCCGAGGCCGATTCGCCCGACGGCATCAGCCAGCCGCTGACCAACGTGTCGAAGAATGCGTACAACGTCATCCTGATGTACGAGTACCAGCGCTTTTCCGCGCGTGCCGCCTACAACTGGCGCAACCGCTACGCAGTGAGCTTCAACAGCTCCGGCGACCAGCCCGAGCAGATCTACCATGGCCCGGAGAAGTGGCTGGACGTGGCCCTGAACTATGAGCTCAGCGAGCGCCTGACGGTGTTCGCCGAGGCGACCAACCTGCTCGGGACCACCACCTACAACTACTTCGGCGAGCGCAGCACGTTCCCGCGCGAGGTGGCGTCGCCGGAGCGCACCTACACGCTCGGGTTGCGCTTCCGGCTGTAG
- a CDS encoding M14 family metallocarboxypeptidase, with amino-acid sequence MTSDAFYPIGTPGTPWGPAERAAWLSRQQRQRSYQDDVVAAIEQLRGQLDVVDYGVVAYAQERYPLLALRSRGWDDALPCMLVTGGVHGYETSGVHGALQFARQHAADYAGRANLLVAPCVSPWAYERIHRWNADAIDPNRSFREDSPAQESAALLRLVAPLRGRIAMHIDLHETTDSDESEFRPALAARDGVAYEPDGIPDGFYLVDDSENPQPAFQQAVIAAVEQVTHIAPADAEGKIIGSPVVAHGVIRYPMKKLGLCAGISDARYTTTTEVYPDSPSATPEQCNAAQVAAVRAAIDYALAHP; translated from the coding sequence ATGACATCCGACGCCTTCTACCCGATCGGTACGCCCGGCACGCCCTGGGGGCCTGCGGAAAGGGCGGCATGGCTGTCGCGGCAGCAGCGCCAGCGCAGCTACCAGGACGATGTGGTGGCGGCGATCGAGCAGCTGCGTGGGCAACTGGATGTCGTGGACTACGGGGTGGTGGCGTACGCGCAGGAGCGCTACCCGCTGCTGGCGCTGCGCAGCCGCGGATGGGACGACGCGCTGCCGTGCATGCTGGTGACCGGCGGCGTGCACGGCTACGAGACCAGTGGCGTGCACGGCGCGCTGCAGTTCGCGCGCCAGCATGCGGCCGATTACGCCGGTCGCGCCAACCTGCTGGTGGCGCCGTGCGTGAGTCCGTGGGCCTACGAGCGGATCCATCGCTGGAACGCGGACGCGATCGATCCGAACCGGTCGTTCCGCGAAGACAGCCCGGCGCAGGAGTCGGCCGCGCTGCTGCGGCTGGTCGCGCCGCTGCGTGGGCGGATCGCGATGCACATCGACCTGCACGAGACCACCGACAGCGACGAGTCCGAATTCCGGCCGGCGCTGGCCGCGCGCGATGGTGTCGCCTACGAGCCCGATGGCATTCCCGACGGCTTCTACCTGGTCGACGACAGCGAGAATCCACAACCGGCGTTCCAGCAGGCGGTGATCGCGGCAGTGGAGCAGGTGACGCATATCGCGCCGGCCGATGCCGAGGGCAAGATCATCGGCTCGCCGGTGGTGGCGCATGGCGTCATCCGCTACCCGATGAAGAAGCTGGGGTTGTGTGCGGGCATCAGCGACGCGCGCTACACCACGACCACCGAGGTCTATCCCGACAGTCCGAGCGCCACGCCCGAGCAGTGCAATGCCGCACAGGTGGCGGCGGTTCGCGCGGCGATCGACTATGCGTTGGCGCATCCGTAG
- a CDS encoding DUF3228 family protein, which produces MSIVLTPFARTRLFPRDARRNAIQDCTPEQFERQLNDAMPLRVLDGYAPFCKLHVHRNWTSTRCLTVPITEANRHLLRSGYEARSREELPVLVRWFEGVEPPVATYLLPILYSREQLAREGAPIEAEWGVVGCLYTAEPQEIPMAPITMLRNALGVEEGGSGVALDREAYRRSVAFWERNANWRP; this is translated from the coding sequence ATGTCCATCGTCCTCACCCCCTTCGCCCGCACCCGCCTGTTCCCGCGCGACGCGCGCCGCAACGCGATCCAGGACTGCACGCCGGAACAGTTCGAGCGCCAGCTCAACGACGCCATGCCGCTCCGGGTGCTGGACGGCTACGCGCCGTTCTGCAAGTTGCACGTGCATCGCAACTGGACGTCCACCCGCTGCCTGACCGTGCCGATCACCGAGGCCAATCGCCACCTGCTGCGTTCCGGCTACGAAGCGCGCAGCAGGGAGGAGTTGCCGGTGCTGGTGCGCTGGTTCGAAGGCGTCGAGCCGCCGGTCGCCACGTACCTGCTGCCGATCCTCTACAGCCGCGAGCAATTGGCGCGCGAAGGCGCACCGATCGAGGCCGAGTGGGGCGTGGTCGGCTGCCTCTATACGGCCGAGCCGCAGGAGATCCCGATGGCGCCGATCACCATGCTGCGCAACGCGCTGGGCGTGGAGGAGGGCGGCTCGGGCGTGGCGCTGGACCGCGAGGCCTACCGGCGCAGCGTGGCGTTCTGGGAGCGCAACGCGAACTGGCGGCCTTAG
- a CDS encoding NPCBM/NEW2 domain-containing protein, with protein MKRPLLAALLCTLAAAASAAQRPDALQPSGRFSVYGHGAAATPPMGWNPWNAFRTDVDQARILSVVDAIQRRGLQQAGYRYINIDDGWWLQRRASGEIAIRTSMFPIARTGEGGTSFRAWTDGLHARGFKAGLYTDAGRNACSQAFDRTSPNLPVGSVAEREIGLQGFEASDLKTMFQDWGFDYLKVDACGLADFAADSVPVRESGQRALRPLIVRGDAVRSDRDALETHYARIGRLLAALNPDNDYVLSICPWGEAGVRDWGGSYGHLWRTSPDIEPTWDSMLHNFDSASRRELYAGPGRWNDPDMLAVGLGAFDAAHLTEARTHFSLWAMLSAPLLLGFDLTRAPDPLIELLRNPEVIAVNQDAAGNQATLVVDAAPVQVLVKPLTARGERAVLLFNRGDTAAVAQVDARQMKLAAGTPLAVRDLWRRRDLPSRQGPLRYSLAPHAAVMLKVKGTPVEADATLLSEMTGRIHVAADGLPSYATALDAASGTPRADVTPYGQPLKIAGSAYAYGIGAHADSRLEILTRGEFSKFSTSIGLQDSAARGTGRTVFRIYGDARLLYESAPMRSGDAAVAVELPIGNVGVLELVAAADAVPAGALPPLVVWANPVLR; from the coding sequence ATGAAACGCCCGCTGCTGGCCGCTCTGCTCTGCACCCTCGCCGCCGCCGCGAGCGCGGCGCAGCGCCCCGACGCCCTGCAACCCAGCGGCCGTTTCAGCGTGTACGGCCACGGCGCGGCCGCCACCCCGCCGATGGGCTGGAATCCGTGGAACGCCTTCCGCACCGACGTCGACCAGGCGCGGATCCTGTCGGTGGTCGACGCCATCCAGCGCCGCGGCCTGCAGCAGGCCGGCTACCGCTACATCAACATCGACGACGGCTGGTGGTTGCAGCGGCGCGCCAGCGGCGAGATCGCGATCCGCACCTCGATGTTCCCCATCGCCAGGACCGGCGAGGGCGGCACCAGCTTCCGCGCCTGGACCGATGGATTGCATGCCCGCGGCTTCAAGGCCGGTCTGTACACCGACGCCGGACGCAACGCCTGCTCGCAGGCGTTCGACCGCACCAGTCCCAACCTGCCGGTGGGCAGCGTGGCCGAGCGTGAGATCGGCTTGCAGGGCTTCGAAGCCTCGGACCTGAAGACCATGTTCCAGGACTGGGGCTTCGACTACCTGAAGGTGGACGCCTGCGGCCTGGCCGACTTCGCTGCCGACAGCGTGCCGGTGCGCGAATCCGGCCAGCGCGCGTTGCGCCCGCTGATCGTGCGCGGCGACGCCGTGCGCAGCGACCGCGATGCGCTGGAGACGCACTACGCGCGCATCGGCCGGCTGCTGGCCGCGTTGAATCCCGACAACGACTACGTGCTGTCGATCTGCCCATGGGGCGAGGCCGGCGTGCGCGACTGGGGCGGCAGCTACGGCCACCTGTGGCGCACCAGTCCGGACATCGAGCCGACCTGGGACAGCATGCTGCACAACTTCGATTCGGCCTCGCGGCGCGAGCTGTACGCCGGCCCGGGCCGCTGGAACGATCCGGACATGCTGGCGGTCGGCCTGGGCGCGTTCGACGCCGCGCACCTGACCGAAGCGCGCACCCATTTCTCGCTGTGGGCGATGCTGTCCGCACCGCTGCTGCTGGGGTTCGACCTGACCCGCGCGCCGGACCCGCTGATCGAACTGCTGCGCAATCCCGAGGTGATCGCGGTCAACCAGGATGCGGCCGGCAACCAGGCCACGCTGGTGGTCGACGCTGCGCCGGTGCAGGTACTGGTCAAGCCGCTGACCGCGCGCGGCGAACGCGCGGTGCTGCTGTTCAATCGCGGCGACACCGCGGCCGTGGCGCAGGTCGATGCGCGGCAGATGAAGCTGGCGGCCGGCACGCCACTGGCGGTGCGCGATCTGTGGCGCCGCCGCGACCTGCCGTCGCGCCAGGGCCCGCTGCGCTATTCGCTGGCGCCGCATGCCGCGGTGATGCTCAAGGTCAAGGGCACGCCGGTCGAAGCGGACGCGACCCTGCTGAGCGAAATGACCGGGCGCATCCATGTCGCCGCCGATGGCCTGCCGAGCTACGCCACCGCGCTGGACGCCGCCTCCGGCACGCCGCGCGCCGACGTCACGCCATACGGCCAGCCGCTGAAGATCGCCGGCAGCGCATACGCATACGGCATCGGCGCCCATGCCGATTCGCGGCTGGAAATCCTCACCCGCGGCGAGTTCTCCAAGTTCAGCACCTCGATCGGGCTGCAGGACAGCGCCGCGCGCGGCACCGGCAGGACCGTGTTCCGCATCTACGGCGACGCCAGGCTCCTGTACGAAAGCGCGCCGATGCGCAGCGGCGATGCGGCAGTCGCCGTCGAACTGCCGATCGGCAACGTCGGCGTGCTCGAGCTGGTCGCCGCGGCCGACGCAGTGCCGGCCGGCGCGTTGCCGCCGCTGGTGGTCTGGGCGAATCCCGTGCTGCGCTGA